In the genome of Entelurus aequoreus isolate RoL-2023_Sb linkage group LG08, RoL_Eaeq_v1.1, whole genome shotgun sequence, one region contains:
- the LOC133655213 gene encoding LIM and SH3 domain protein 1-like isoform X1 — protein sequence MNPTCGRCSKAVYPTEKVNCLDKYWHKGCFSCEVCKMALSMNNYKGFDKRPYCSMHYPKTSFTIVTDTPENLRLKQQSMLNSQALYKEEFEKNKGKGFSVVTDTPEMQRLKKTQDQISDIKYHEDFEKSRVRSDAPPPENRQDEPSSQEATHPPAMAPSGEKQDYQALYSYTAAEADEVSLQEGDLIRDVEPIDEGWVFGSNQRTGQRGMLPANYVRPV from the exons ATGAATCCGACCTGCGGAAGATGCAGCAAGGCAGTTTATCCCACCGAGAAAGTCAACTGCCTGGACAAG tactgGCACAAAGGTTGTTTCAGCTGTGAGGTGTGTAAGATGGCCCTGAGCATGAACAACTACAAAGGCTTCGACAAGCGACCTTACTGCAGCAT GCATTACCCTAAAACGTCCTTCACCATCGTCACTGACACACCTGAGAACCTGAGACTCAAGCAACAGAGCATGCTCAACAGTCAG GCGCTCTACAAGGAGGAGTTTGAGAAGAACAAGGGTAAAGGCTTCAGCGTGGTGACCGACACTCCCGAGATGCAGCGGCTGAAGAAGACGCAGGACCAGATCAGCGAT ATTAAGTACCACGAAGACTTCGAGAAGAGTCGAGTGCGAAGTGACGCGCCTCCTCCAGAAAACAGACAAG ACGAACCATCCAGCCAGGAGGCGACACACCCTCCTGCTATGGCGCCCTCTGGTGAAAAG CAGGACTACCAGGCCCTGTACAGCTACACGGCGGCGGAGGCCGATGAGGTGTCCCTGCAGGAGGGCGACCTCATCCGGGACGTGGAGCCCATCGACGAAGGCTGGGTGTTCGGCAGCAACCAGCGCACGGGCCAGAGAGGGATGCTGCCCGCCAACTACGTGCGACCCGTgtga
- the LOC133655213 gene encoding LIM and SH3 domain protein 1-like isoform X2 — protein MNPTCGRCSKAVYPTEKVNCLDKYWHKGCFSCEVCKMALSMNNYKGFDKRPYCSMHYPKTSFTIVTDTPENLRLKQQSMLNSQALYKEEFEKNKGKGFSVVTDTPEMQRLKKTQDQISDIKYHEDFEKSRVRSDAPPPENRQDEPSSQEATHPPAMAPSGEKDYQALYSYTAAEADEVSLQEGDLIRDVEPIDEGWVFGSNQRTGQRGMLPANYVRPV, from the exons ATGAATCCGACCTGCGGAAGATGCAGCAAGGCAGTTTATCCCACCGAGAAAGTCAACTGCCTGGACAAG tactgGCACAAAGGTTGTTTCAGCTGTGAGGTGTGTAAGATGGCCCTGAGCATGAACAACTACAAAGGCTTCGACAAGCGACCTTACTGCAGCAT GCATTACCCTAAAACGTCCTTCACCATCGTCACTGACACACCTGAGAACCTGAGACTCAAGCAACAGAGCATGCTCAACAGTCAG GCGCTCTACAAGGAGGAGTTTGAGAAGAACAAGGGTAAAGGCTTCAGCGTGGTGACCGACACTCCCGAGATGCAGCGGCTGAAGAAGACGCAGGACCAGATCAGCGAT ATTAAGTACCACGAAGACTTCGAGAAGAGTCGAGTGCGAAGTGACGCGCCTCCTCCAGAAAACAGACAAG ACGAACCATCCAGCCAGGAGGCGACACACCCTCCTGCTATGGCGCCCTCTGGTGAAAAG GACTACCAGGCCCTGTACAGCTACACGGCGGCGGAGGCCGATGAGGTGTCCCTGCAGGAGGGCGACCTCATCCGGGACGTGGAGCCCATCGACGAAGGCTGGGTGTTCGGCAGCAACCAGCGCACGGGCCAGAGAGGGATGCTGCCCGCCAACTACGTGCGACCCGTgtga